GGGGTGGAACTGGTTATTGGCGCCACTTTCAGCCGCCAGTTCGGGCATGCCGTAATGTTCGGACTGGGAGGGATTTTTGTTGAGGTCACAAGCGATGTGGTCTTCAGAATGGTTCCCCTGACAAAGGAGGAGTCACTCGATATGATCCAGGAGATCAGGGGAAGAAAAATCCTTGGGAATTTCCGCGGGAAACCGGCAGTCGATGTCAACGCAGTGGCTGATATCATTCAGAAGCTGTCGGCACTTCTGACAGATCATCCCGAGATTCTTGAGGTCGATATGAACCCTGTGATCGCATCCGAATCGGGTGCTATCGTTGTGGATGCCCGGATGGCCATTGGAGAACCGAAGAAAATCGCCGATACGGTGTATACTTCGGATGAAATCGTCACCGGTATGAAGAGGATCTTTTCACCCGCCGGCATCGCCATCATAGGCGCATCCAGTGATCCCTCAAAGCTTGGGTACTCAACGGTAAAGAATATCATCGATGGGGGCTACAAAGGCAAAATTTATCCTATCAATCCAAAAACGGATGAGATACTCGGACTGAAATGCTACCGGAGCGTCCAGGAGATACCGGATAAGGTGGATGTCGCAGTGATCGTGATACCTGCCAAGAATGTGGCCGACGCCATCACGGCTCTTGGGGAAAAGGGGGTAGCCGGGGCCATCGTAATCTCCTCCGGATTTGCCGAGATCGGCAACAACGATCTTCAAAGGGAACTCGTTACCAAAGCATTCGAGAGCAAGGTTCGCATCCTGGGGCCAAATATTTTCGGGTTATATTATACTCCGGCAGATCTCTGCGCAACTTTCTGTACGCCCTATACGGAGAAGGGACCTACGGCACTATCCTGCCAGAGTGGAGGTGTGGGTATGGCCATCATCGGCTACAGCCGTTCTCACAGGATGGGCGTGTCGTCCATCGTCGGCGTGGGAAACAAGTGCGACGTGGATGAGGACGATCTGATCGAATTCTTCGGTCAGGACCCGAACACGAAGGTGATCGCCATGCATGTGGAAGACATAAAGGATGGTGTGGCCTTCGTCAGGGCGGCGCAGAAGGT
This genomic window from Deltaproteobacteria bacterium contains:
- a CDS encoding acetate--CoA ligase family protein; protein product: MGNAVTKILSEAKQQGRTALTEVESKEVLKAYNIPVRTGQVAADPDTAATIADKVGYPVVMKLVSPDISHKSDVGGVRVKLDSPEAVRSAFTDIIQNAKFHRPDANIHGVLIYRMVPEGVELVIGATFSRQFGHAVMFGLGGIFVEVTSDVVFRMVPLTKEESLDMIQEIRGRKILGNFRGKPAVDVNAVADIIQKLSALLTDHPEILEVDMNPVIASESGAIVVDARMAIGEPKKIADTVYTSDEIVTGMKRIFSPAGIAIIGASSDPSKLGYSTVKNIIDGGYKGKIYPINPKTDEILGLKCYRSVQEIPDKVDVAVIVIPAKNVADAITALGEKGVAGAIVISSGFAEIGNNDLQRELVTKAFESKVRILGPNIFGLYYTPADLCATFCTPYTEKGPTALSCQSGGVGMAIIGYSRSHRMGVSSIVGVGNKCDVDEDDLIEFFGQDPNTKVIAMHVEDIKDGVAFVRAAQKVSRQKPIVALKAGATALGERAAFSHTGALAGDDRIYSAAFAKAGIVRVSNLEELLDCARSLSKMPTPKGENILIVTGAGGLGVLLADACSRHQLQLMTLEKDLDEAFKKFIPPFGATGNPVDITGGEPPETYEATIRLALEDDRVDALILGYWHTLITPPMVFAETLIRAKQAVETVKAPKPIVAALSGDVEVERAATLLEAHGVPAFPYSSEKAVIVLSALYRWARMAGKIKPRP